A window of Mucilaginibacter paludis DSM 18603 contains these coding sequences:
- a CDS encoding succinate dehydrogenase/fumarate reductase iron-sulfur subunit: MSTNGNMNLTLKVWRQKNSETPGKLVTYKADGISPDMSFLEMLDVVNESLIHKGEDPIHFDHDCREGICGMCSLYINGQPHGPKRAITTCQLHMRSFHDGQTITIEPWRAAAFPVVKDLATDRSAFDRIQQAGGYVSVNTGGVPDANAIAIPKVIADEAFNSATCIGCGACVAACKNASAMLFVSAKISQFALLPQGQPERYRRAQSMVAQMDAEGFGSCTNTGACEAECPKEISLVNIGRMNNDYLSAKLFRQEEITHHEE; encoded by the coding sequence ATGAGTACTAACGGAAATATGAACCTGACGCTTAAAGTATGGCGTCAAAAAAACTCGGAAACACCGGGCAAACTGGTTACCTACAAAGCTGATGGTATTTCTCCGGACATGTCGTTCCTGGAAATGCTTGATGTGGTTAATGAGAGCCTGATCCACAAAGGTGAAGATCCTATTCACTTTGATCATGATTGCCGCGAAGGTATCTGCGGTATGTGCTCATTATACATTAACGGACAGCCCCATGGCCCCAAAAGAGCTATCACCACGTGCCAGTTACACATGCGTAGCTTTCATGACGGGCAAACCATTACCATTGAGCCTTGGCGCGCGGCAGCTTTCCCGGTTGTCAAGGATCTGGCTACAGACCGTTCTGCTTTCGACAGGATCCAGCAGGCAGGTGGCTACGTTTCTGTAAATACAGGTGGCGTGCCTGATGCTAACGCGATAGCCATCCCTAAGGTAATTGCCGATGAGGCATTCAACTCAGCTACCTGTATAGGTTGCGGTGCTTGTGTTGCAGCATGTAAAAATGCATCGGCTATGCTGTTTGTGTCTGCCAAAATATCGCAGTTCGCTTTATTGCCGCAAGGGCAGCCGGAGCGTTATCGCAGGGCACAATCTATGGTTGCTCAAATGGATGCCGAAGGCTTTGGAAGCTGTACCAATACCGGTGCCTGCGAAGCGGAATGTCCTAAAGAGATCAGCCTGGTTAACATTGGCCGCATGAATAATGATTATCTGAGTGCCAAGTTATTCCGCCAGGAAGAAATTACTCACCACGAAGAATAG